The following coding sequences lie in one Arcobacter sp. F2176 genomic window:
- a CDS encoding NAD-dependent epimerase/dehydratase family protein: MIHCDKNNSIYKKILITGSNGFIGSYFINKYKNKYNIKTFSFLKNDINTLDCNRVDVVFHLSSLVHQMSGASTSEYERINVTQTLELARKAKENGVKQFVFMSTVKVYGEETTNKYNENSTCSPEDGYGKSKFTAELELGKLEDENFKVSIIRTPIVYGYGVKANIKSLVNLTNKVPLLPFGKIENKRSMVYIGNLCHLVDVVIKQEKSGIFLASDDEPLSTTRLIELIAKNLDKKVCLIKIPFFESLLKLFKPSFHKRLYGSLEIDNIITKEKLNLKNPYSVEEGIKYMIKGEDI, translated from the coding sequence ATGATACATTGTGATAAAAACAATTCGATTTATAAAAAAATATTAATTACTGGCTCAAATGGTTTTATAGGAAGCTATTTCATAAATAAATATAAAAATAAATACAATATAAAAACTTTTAGCTTTTTAAAAAATGATATAAATACTTTAGATTGTAATAGAGTAGATGTAGTATTTCATCTTTCTTCACTGGTGCATCAAATGAGTGGTGCAAGTACAAGTGAATATGAAAGAATAAATGTAACTCAAACTTTAGAGTTAGCTAGAAAAGCAAAAGAGAATGGTGTAAAACAATTTGTTTTTATGAGTACAGTGAAAGTATATGGAGAAGAAACTACTAATAAATATAACGAGAATAGTACTTGTAGTCCAGAAGATGGATATGGTAAAAGTAAATTTACAGCAGAACTTGAGCTTGGAAAGTTAGAAGATGAAAATTTTAAAGTAAGTATTATAAGAACTCCCATAGTATATGGATATGGCGTAAAAGCAAATATTAAATCACTTGTAAATCTAACAAATAAAGTGCCACTATTACCTTTTGGAAAAATTGAGAATAAACGAAGTATGGTTTATATAGGAAATCTTTGTCATTTAGTAGATGTGGTAATAAAACAAGAAAAAAGTGGAATATTTTTAGCCAGTGATGATGAACCTTTAAGTACTACTAGGCTTATTGAACTTATCGCTAAAAATTTAGATAAAAAAGTGTGTTTAATAAAAATACCATTTTTTGAAAGTTTATTAAAATTATTCAAGCCATCTTTTCATAAAAGACTTTATGGAAGTTTAGAAATTGATAATATAATAACAAAAGAAAAATTAAATCTTAAAAATCCATATAGTGTGGAAGAGGGAATAAAGTATATGATTAAAGGAGAGGATATTTGA